The Fimbriimonas ginsengisoli Gsoil 348 genome window below encodes:
- the smc gene encoding chromosome segregation protein SMC: protein MRLKRVRIFGFKTFADRTEFSLEGGVIAVVGPNGCGKSNLVDAILWGLGEGNSRHLRAATSQDVIFSGSANRKPVGFAEVTLLFDNEDGGLPIETSEVSITRRLTRSGDSEYSINRHPCRLRDIYDLLADSGLGRAGYAIVGQKEIDSALSASAEDRRAWVDEAAGVQRYRARKLESQRRLVAAQEHLSRVADILHELESQREPLREEAEIAQRYKSLMGALREVEVGLLVEEVARAIAEVRENEARLEESARVSQAELARAEALDHKIRETGAAISALEQELDTIRGLQQGSLTALERADANLRLLDQRLTSLDDQEKNLADDGRSVANRITEAEREVGELRQESEGEAKAFEELRAELVGVGEEAKQLSDALKSVERELDEARRRHAIRLRQEAERAHQADRMKLVRREIQGIVEALPELDSAIAEAQAAFDGLSGQGQARQGEIKKLEARIQEIRQEEERDAASVRKALAEKASLEGRKRGIEATIDAHEGLTQGSRAVLEAAERGLLDADYVPVGQAVDTDKEYALAIETALGGSANDLICDDPADAKAGVEWLKKHRAGRATFQPIPLMRPSEASYELKRLLGERGIVGRASELVSCRAHHRPVIDSLLGRVVIVEDIDVALRHARTTGWSRLVTLDGEVVHGSGAVTGGQQARQGYGFVQRKADLAELAIELEKLEKTVGEFDGRSNRRARAKTEAETEIRGIREAIAAEQSEIQEARNFLQTLIDERRSAERSQEKLQKELEVLTDQPVADETPIDLPGLEARRDAAIKALASKSADADQAENRIREAEGRAHQAAVRLQAGERRLQIAREAEEHRVRRLQSLEPDRQKIRAEREESLHARMQASQSKAEADVRLETAQSERRELLEASLKQAEEAKAARANSALVVEAAHQAELGRTRAEARRATALQRLYEEYGLVEEEALAQRGLHEVPADASTVVNRLRRELRSMGDVNLGAIEAFERLNTRFEELEAQQNDVLEGIEQVEASIRELDKLTRERFVSTFLAVEAAFTETFQKLFGGGEGHLALSDPERVLESGIDILITLPGKKRQALQLLSGGERSLSAMAFLFALLKVKPSPLVVLDEVDAPLDGRNVERFAAILQEFTATTQFIVITHNPTTIEHAPVWLGVTMQEPGVSTLVPARLPA, encoded by the coding sequence ATGCGTCTGAAGCGCGTCCGTATCTTCGGGTTTAAGACCTTTGCCGACCGCACCGAGTTTTCGCTCGAGGGCGGCGTCATTGCGGTCGTTGGCCCCAATGGGTGCGGGAAGTCGAACCTCGTCGACGCGATCCTTTGGGGGCTAGGCGAAGGTAACTCTCGGCATCTTCGCGCCGCAACCAGCCAAGACGTCATCTTTAGCGGCTCCGCCAACCGGAAGCCGGTCGGGTTTGCCGAAGTAACGCTGCTGTTCGACAACGAGGACGGCGGTCTCCCGATCGAGACCTCGGAGGTCTCGATTACCCGCCGCCTCACCCGCTCCGGCGACAGCGAGTACTCGATCAACCGGCACCCCTGCCGTTTACGCGATATCTACGACCTTTTGGCCGACTCCGGATTGGGGCGCGCCGGTTATGCGATCGTCGGGCAAAAAGAGATCGATTCCGCTCTCAGCGCGTCGGCTGAAGATCGCCGGGCGTGGGTGGACGAAGCCGCCGGGGTGCAGCGGTATCGGGCGAGGAAACTCGAGAGCCAGCGGCGTCTCGTGGCGGCGCAAGAGCACCTAAGCCGCGTAGCCGACATCCTTCACGAGCTCGAATCGCAGCGCGAACCGCTCCGCGAGGAAGCGGAAATCGCCCAGCGATACAAGAGCTTGATGGGCGCGTTGCGCGAGGTGGAGGTCGGCCTCCTGGTGGAAGAGGTGGCGCGGGCGATCGCGGAGGTTCGGGAGAACGAGGCGCGATTGGAAGAGTCCGCGAGGGTCTCGCAGGCGGAGCTGGCGCGAGCGGAGGCTCTGGACCATAAGATCCGAGAGACGGGAGCCGCGATCTCGGCCCTCGAGCAAGAGCTAGACACGATCCGCGGCCTTCAGCAAGGAAGCCTGACCGCGCTGGAACGCGCGGACGCCAACCTACGGCTGCTGGACCAACGACTCACGAGCCTGGACGACCAGGAGAAGAATCTAGCCGATGACGGCCGCAGCGTCGCGAATCGGATTACCGAAGCCGAACGGGAAGTGGGCGAACTGCGCCAGGAATCGGAAGGAGAAGCGAAGGCATTCGAGGAGCTCCGGGCCGAGCTGGTGGGCGTTGGGGAAGAGGCAAAGCAGCTTTCCGATGCGCTCAAATCGGTCGAGCGGGAGTTGGACGAGGCTCGCCGCCGTCACGCGATCCGGCTCCGCCAAGAAGCCGAACGAGCCCATCAAGCCGATCGAATGAAGCTCGTGCGCCGCGAGATCCAGGGGATCGTTGAAGCGTTGCCAGAGCTGGATAGCGCGATCGCCGAGGCCCAGGCCGCTTTTGACGGCCTGTCCGGCCAGGGGCAGGCGCGTCAGGGCGAGATAAAGAAACTTGAAGCCCGAATCCAGGAGATTCGTCAGGAAGAGGAGCGGGACGCGGCGTCGGTGCGCAAGGCGCTGGCCGAAAAGGCCTCTTTGGAAGGGCGCAAGCGAGGGATCGAGGCGACGATCGACGCCCACGAGGGGCTTACCCAGGGCTCCCGCGCGGTGCTGGAGGCGGCCGAACGAGGTCTTCTCGACGCGGACTACGTACCGGTCGGCCAAGCCGTCGACACCGATAAAGAGTATGCCCTCGCCATCGAAACCGCGCTCGGCGGGAGCGCGAACGACCTCATCTGCGACGATCCCGCCGACGCGAAGGCCGGCGTCGAATGGCTCAAGAAGCATCGAGCGGGCCGCGCCACGTTCCAGCCGATCCCTCTGATGCGCCCTTCGGAGGCGAGCTATGAGCTGAAGCGGCTGCTCGGCGAGCGTGGAATCGTCGGTCGAGCGAGCGAGCTCGTCTCATGCCGGGCCCACCACCGGCCGGTCATCGATTCGCTGCTCGGCCGAGTCGTCATCGTCGAAGACATCGACGTCGCCCTTCGCCATGCCCGCACCACCGGATGGTCGCGATTGGTGACCTTGGATGGCGAGGTCGTTCATGGGAGCGGCGCGGTCACCGGCGGCCAGCAGGCACGTCAGGGATACGGATTCGTCCAGCGGAAGGCGGACCTTGCCGAGCTGGCGATCGAGCTGGAGAAACTGGAGAAGACCGTCGGCGAGTTCGATGGCCGAAGTAATCGGCGCGCTCGCGCGAAAACCGAGGCAGAAACCGAGATCCGAGGTATCCGGGAGGCGATCGCCGCCGAGCAGTCCGAGATTCAGGAGGCGAGAAACTTCCTGCAGACCCTAATTGACGAGCGACGAAGCGCCGAGCGGTCGCAGGAGAAGCTGCAAAAGGAGCTGGAGGTACTTACAGACCAGCCAGTCGCCGACGAAACGCCGATCGATTTGCCCGGTCTGGAGGCGCGCCGTGACGCCGCCATCAAAGCGCTCGCCTCAAAATCGGCGGACGCCGACCAAGCGGAAAACCGGATACGGGAAGCGGAGGGGCGAGCCCACCAGGCGGCGGTGCGGCTGCAAGCGGGCGAACGGAGACTGCAGATCGCGCGGGAGGCCGAGGAGCACCGGGTTCGCCGGCTGCAAAGTCTCGAACCGGATCGGCAGAAAATTCGCGCCGAGCGCGAAGAGTCGCTGCACGCCCGGATGCAAGCGAGCCAGTCGAAGGCGGAAGCCGACGTTCGCCTGGAAACCGCCCAAAGCGAGCGCCGAGAGCTTCTGGAAGCGAGCCTGAAGCAAGCGGAAGAGGCTAAGGCGGCCCGGGCGAACTCAGCTCTAGTTGTCGAAGCTGCGCATCAGGCGGAGCTTGGCCGTACCCGCGCGGAGGCGCGCCGCGCCACCGCCTTGCAACGGTTGTATGAGGAGTACGGGTTGGTCGAGGAGGAGGCGCTGGCTCAAAGAGGGCTTCACGAAGTACCGGCGGACGCCTCTACGGTGGTCAATCGGCTTCGACGGGAGCTGCGATCGATGGGCGACGTCAATCTCGGCGCCATTGAGGCGTTCGAGCGACTCAACACCCGGTTCGAGGAGTTGGAGGCGCAGCAAAACGACGTCTTGGAGGGAATCGAACAGGTGGAGGCGAGCATCCGCGAGCTAGACAAACTCACCCGAGAGCGGTTCGTCTCGACCTTTCTCGCCGTGGAGGCGGCGTTTACGGAGACGTTCCAAAAGCTGTTCGGAGGCGGAGAAGGGCACCTTGCGTTGAGCGATCCGGAGCGGGTGCTGGAGAGCGGGATCGACATTTTGATCACCCTTCCCGGAAAGAAGCGCCAAGCGTTGCAGCTTCTCAGCGGCGGCGAACGATCTTTGTCGGCAATGGCGTTCCTGTTCGCCCTGCTCAAGGTCAAGCCCTCGCCCCTGGTGGTGCTGGACGAGGTAGATGCTCCACTCGACGGGCGAAACGTGGAGCGGTTCGCGGCGATTCTTCAGGAATTCACCGCGACCACCCAATTCATCGTGATCACCCACAACCCGACCACCATCGAGCACGCACCGGTTTGGCTTGGGGTCACGATGCAGGAACCGGGCGTCTCCACCCTCGTCCCGGCTCGCCTCCCCGCCTAG